In Synechocystis sp. PCC 6714, the following are encoded in one genomic region:
- a CDS encoding phycobilisome linker polypeptide, with protein MAITTAASRLGVAPYNESRPVELRPDFSLDDAKMVIRAVYRQVLGNDYIMDSERLKGAESLLTNGSISVREFVRTVAKSELYKKKFLYNNFQTRVIELNYKHLLGRAPFSEDEVIFHLDLYENRGFDADIDSYIDSVEYQENFGENIVPYYRFNNQVGDRTVGFTRMFRLYRGYANSDRSQLERTATRLATELGQNTVSAIVGPSGSNPGWAYRPSRAGNTPAKALGGTVPFGQATKLFRVEITAISAPGYPKVRRSNKAVIVPFEQLNQTLQQINRLGGKVASITPASLS; from the coding sequence GTGGCAATTACAACCGCAGCTTCCAGATTGGGAGTGGCTCCCTACAACGAGTCTCGCCCTGTGGAATTACGTCCTGATTTCAGCCTTGACGATGCCAAAATGGTAATCCGGGCTGTTTATCGTCAGGTTTTGGGCAACGATTACATTATGGACTCTGAGCGCCTTAAGGGTGCTGAGTCTCTTTTGACCAATGGTTCTATCAGTGTACGGGAATTTGTCCGTACCGTGGCCAAGTCCGAACTTTATAAGAAGAAATTTCTTTATAACAACTTCCAAACCCGGGTAATTGAACTCAACTACAAACATTTGTTGGGTCGTGCTCCTTTCAGTGAAGATGAGGTGATTTTCCACCTTGATCTGTATGAAAATCGGGGTTTCGATGCGGATATTGATTCTTACATTGATTCGGTCGAATATCAGGAAAATTTTGGGGAAAACATTGTTCCCTACTACCGCTTTAATAACCAAGTTGGCGATCGTACCGTGGGTTTCACCCGCATGTTCCGTCTCTACCGTGGTTACGCTAACAGTGACCGTTCACAGTTAGAACGGACTGCTACCCGTTTGGCGACGGAGTTGGGGCAAAACACCGTTTCGGCGATCGTTGGCCCCAGCGGCAGTAATCCTGGTTGGGCCTATCGTCCTTCCCGGGCCGGTAATACCCCCGCCAAGGCCCTTGGTGGCACTGTTCCTTTTGGTCAGGCTACTAAACTATTCCGGGTCGAGATCACGGCTATTTCTGCCCCAGGTTATCCCAAAGTGCGTCGTAGCAATAAGGCTGTGATTGTTCCCTTTGAGCAACTCAACCAAACGTTGCAACAAATCAATCGTTTGGGGGGTAAGGTTGCTAGCATTACCCCTGCTAGCTTGAGCTAG